The Macrobrachium rosenbergii isolate ZJJX-2024 chromosome 18, ASM4041242v1, whole genome shotgun sequence genome has a window encoding:
- the LOC136847960 gene encoding uncharacterized protein, translating into MLLPPPPPPPPPLSHPPSPLPPPPPPSPPTSPPNFSLLPPPPPPPPPFPRPPSPPPPPPPPTSLQNSFPLLLLPPPPPPPPPPPPPHPPHPPPLPPPPPPPLSTPSPPPPPSPPLLPSPPPPPPLPPPPPLSTPSPPPPPSPPLLPSPPPPPSPPPLPSPPPPPPLPTPLTPLLSPPPPPPPPPHHASHFSVRRKMMQAGCAYARRPESRFR; encoded by the coding sequence atgcttcttcctcctcctcctcctcctcctcctcccctttctcatccaccttctcctcttcctccgcctcctccaccttctcctccgACTTCTCCACcaaatttttctctccttcctcctcctcctcctcctcctcctccctttcctcgtccaccttctcctcctcctccgcctcctcctccgaCTTCTCTACAAaattcttttccccttcttcttcttcctcctcctcctcctcctcctcctcctcctcctcctcctcatcctcctcatcctcctccccttcctcctcctcctcctcctcccctttctactccatctcctccacctcctccatctCCACCACTTCtgccatctcctcctcctcctcctccccttcctcctcctcctcccctttctactCCATCTCCTCCACCCCCTCCATCTCCACCACTTCTGccatctcctccacctcctccatctccaccacctctgccatctcctccacctcctcctccccttcccactcctcttactccccttctttctcctcctcctcctcctcctcctcccccacatCATGCATCTCACTTCAGCGTACGAAGAAAGATGATGCAGGCGGGGTGCGCTTACGCGCGCCGACCCGAATCGAGATTTAGGTGA